The following are encoded together in the Arthrobacter sp. Y-9 genome:
- a CDS encoding ABC transporter permease subunit, with product MSTSTTAPERTATAAGEPATGVEQTPPLSILRRHWRRTLLIAVVVLWLILWAVLKGTQTLEIGGADKTDIHLWLNSVRDAFDSARDSSAFFQYVVQPITNGVNGLVTGLQSLFSQGSATRPVPEVGWLGVVALLAWLTFTFAGLRSTILVTVCVLLFGFFGYWQQSIDTLIVTFVAVILCAIVGLPLGIWMARSQRVSAIFTPVLDLMQTLPSFAYLAPLALVFGIGPAAAIVTTIIYSLPPLVRITEHGIRNVSPTTLEAVTSMGGTAWQTLVKVQLPMARRTIVVGINQCTMAALSMATIAALINGPGLGQPVLQSLQSLDVGGAFVSGLAIVLMAVMLDRTTTAASERSAVAARFQKRSRSGLMPGPRKRRILVTAGAVVAAIAVYLSHNYLALAKFPSSPDLGTPLANAISAATQWIVSTFAGFTGWLKDTVTALLVDPLQSLLAQSPWWVMVIVLLGVALALGGLRAAAVTLVCEAVILGTGLWNESMKTLATTLVATLLVIIAAMALGVWMGRSKMVDSVIRPVLDALQTIPSFVYLVPALALFGPTRFTAIIAAFCYGVPIATKLVADGIRGVSPVTVEASESMGTTSWQMISKVQLPMSRSAVVLAANQGLLYVLSMVVVGGLVGGGGLGYLVVAGFSQSQLFGKGLAAGISITALGVMLDRITKYTAARLGRI from the coding sequence GTGAGCACGTCCACGACCGCCCCGGAACGCACGGCCACGGCGGCCGGGGAGCCCGCCACCGGGGTGGAGCAGACTCCGCCGCTGAGCATCCTCCGGCGGCACTGGCGCAGGACGCTGCTGATCGCCGTCGTCGTTCTCTGGCTCATCCTCTGGGCCGTGCTGAAGGGCACCCAGACGCTGGAGATCGGCGGCGCGGACAAGACCGACATCCACCTGTGGCTCAACAGTGTCCGGGACGCCTTCGACTCGGCCCGGGACTCGTCGGCGTTCTTCCAGTACGTGGTGCAGCCCATCACGAACGGCGTCAACGGCCTCGTCACGGGCCTGCAGAGCCTGTTCAGTCAGGGAAGCGCCACGCGGCCGGTCCCCGAGGTGGGCTGGCTGGGCGTCGTGGCGCTGCTCGCCTGGCTGACCTTCACGTTCGCGGGGCTCCGCTCCACGATCCTGGTCACGGTCTGCGTCCTGCTCTTCGGCTTCTTCGGCTACTGGCAGCAGAGCATCGACACCCTGATCGTCACCTTCGTGGCGGTGATCCTCTGCGCGATCGTGGGCCTGCCCCTCGGGATCTGGATGGCCAGGAGCCAGCGGGTTTCCGCCATCTTCACCCCCGTGCTGGACCTGATGCAGACGCTGCCGTCCTTCGCCTACCTCGCGCCGCTGGCCCTGGTGTTCGGCATCGGCCCGGCCGCGGCGATCGTCACGACCATCATCTACTCCCTGCCGCCCCTGGTGCGCATCACCGAACACGGCATCCGGAACGTCTCCCCGACCACCCTCGAGGCCGTGACCTCCATGGGCGGCACCGCCTGGCAGACGCTCGTCAAGGTGCAGCTGCCCATGGCCCGCCGGACGATCGTGGTCGGCATCAACCAGTGCACCATGGCCGCCCTCTCGATGGCGACCATCGCCGCCCTGATCAACGGCCCCGGCCTCGGCCAGCCGGTCCTGCAGTCCCTGCAGTCGCTGGATGTCGGCGGCGCCTTCGTCTCCGGCCTCGCGATCGTCCTCATGGCCGTCATGCTCGACCGCACGACAACGGCCGCCTCCGAACGCTCCGCCGTGGCCGCCCGCTTCCAGAAGCGCTCCCGCTCGGGCCTCATGCCGGGACCGCGCAAGCGCCGCATCCTCGTGACCGCGGGAGCCGTCGTGGCGGCGATCGCCGTCTACCTCTCGCACAACTACCTGGCCCTCGCCAAGTTCCCGTCCTCTCCGGACCTCGGGACGCCGCTGGCCAACGCCATCTCCGCCGCCACGCAGTGGATCGTCTCGACCTTCGCCGGCTTCACCGGCTGGCTCAAGGACACCGTGACGGCGCTCCTGGTGGACCCGCTGCAGTCCCTCCTGGCCCAGTCCCCGTGGTGGGTCATGGTCATCGTCCTGCTGGGCGTCGCCCTGGCTCTCGGCGGCCTGCGTGCAGCGGCTGTGACGCTGGTCTGCGAGGCGGTCATCCTCGGCACCGGGCTCTGGAACGAGAGCATGAAGACCCTGGCCACCACCCTCGTGGCCACGCTCCTGGTCATCATCGCGGCCATGGCGCTGGGCGTCTGGATGGGGCGGAGCAAAATGGTGGACTCGGTCATCCGGCCGGTGCTGGACGCGCTCCAGACCATCCCGTCCTTCGTGTACCTGGTCCCGGCGCTGGCCCTGTTCGGACCGACCCGTTTCACCGCCATCATCGCGGCGTTCTGCTACGGGGTCCCCATCGCCACCAAGCTCGTGGCCGACGGGATCCGGGGAGTCTCCCCCGTCACGGTGGAGGCGTCCGAGTCCATGGGCACCACGTCCTGGCAGATGATCTCCAAAGTCCAGCTGCCCATGTCCCGCTCCGCCGTCGTGCTCGCCGCGAATCAAGGTCTCCTCTACGTGCTATCCATGGTCGTGGTCGGCGGCCTGGTGGGCGGCGGTGGGCTCGGGTACCTCGTGGTCGCCGGCTTCTCGCAGTCCCAGCTCTTCGGCAAGGGTCTGGCGGCCGGCATCTCGATCACCGCACTGGGCGTCATGCTCGACCGCATCACCAAATACACCGCGGCCCGTCTGGGCCGGATCTGA
- a CDS encoding ABC transporter substrate-binding protein, with the protein MKKTNHQRGGAARLRNTALAAVFMTGLLGLTACGGDISSAGSSSGAAAACGAFNVAVNPWVGYEADAYVVGTVAKEKLGCTVNYKTLKEEVAWQGFGSGEVDVVLENWGHPELTDKYIKQQKTAVDAGPTGNTGVIGWYVPPWMAKQYPDITDYKNLNKYADLFKTSESGGKGQLLDGDPSYVTNDEALVKNLNLNFKVVYAGSEPALIQAFRQAEQKHTPLLGYFYEPQWFLNEVPLVKVNLPAYTAGCDADAAKVACDYPKYELNKIASSKFASSGSPAYKLVKNFTWTNADQNAVAGYIAKDGMSPEAAAKKWIDANPDKVAAWLK; encoded by the coding sequence ATGAAGAAAACGAATCACCAGCGTGGGGGCGCAGCACGCTTGAGGAACACGGCCCTCGCCGCGGTCTTCATGACGGGCCTGCTCGGACTCACGGCCTGCGGCGGGGACATCTCCTCGGCGGGTTCCTCGTCCGGAGCGGCCGCGGCCTGCGGCGCCTTCAACGTCGCCGTGAACCCCTGGGTGGGCTACGAGGCCGATGCCTACGTGGTCGGCACCGTCGCCAAGGAGAAGCTCGGTTGCACCGTCAACTACAAGACCCTGAAAGAGGAAGTCGCGTGGCAGGGCTTCGGCAGCGGTGAGGTCGACGTCGTCCTGGAGAACTGGGGCCACCCTGAGCTGACGGACAAGTACATCAAGCAGCAGAAGACCGCGGTGGACGCCGGGCCCACCGGCAACACCGGAGTGATCGGCTGGTACGTGCCGCCATGGATGGCCAAGCAGTACCCGGACATCACGGACTACAAGAATCTGAACAAGTACGCCGATCTGTTCAAGACCTCGGAGTCGGGCGGCAAGGGACAGCTGCTCGACGGCGACCCCTCCTACGTCACCAATGACGAGGCCCTGGTCAAGAACCTGAACCTGAACTTCAAGGTGGTCTACGCGGGCAGCGAGCCCGCCCTGATCCAGGCCTTCCGCCAGGCGGAGCAGAAGCACACCCCGCTCCTCGGCTACTTCTATGAACCCCAGTGGTTCCTCAACGAGGTGCCGCTGGTGAAGGTCAACCTGCCCGCCTACACGGCAGGCTGCGACGCCGACGCCGCGAAGGTGGCCTGTGACTACCCGAAGTACGAGCTGAACAAGATCGCCTCGAGCAAGTTCGCCTCCTCCGGGAGCCCGGCCTACAAGCTGGTGAAGAACTTCACGTGGACCAACGCGGACCAGAACGCCGTCGCCGGCTACATCGCGAAGGACGGCATGAGCCCGGAGGCCGCGGCCAAGAAGTGGATCGACGCCAACCCGGACAAGGTGGCGGCCTGGCTCAAATAA
- the fdhA gene encoding formaldehyde dehydrogenase, glutathione-independent: MSGNRAVAYKAPGVVEVIDTEYPTFELKDGPGVNPLNVGRKVPHGAILRTVTTNICGSDQHMVRGRTTAPQDLVLGHEITGEVIEVGPDVEFLKVGDIVSVPFNISCGRCRNCKERKTGICLNVNPDRPGSAYGYVDMGGWVGGQAEYVLVPYADWNLLKFPDRDQALEKIMDLTMLSDIFPTGFHGAVTAGVGVGSTVYIAGAGPVGLAAAAGAQLLGAAVVIVGDMNEDRLAQARSFGCETVNVGAGDPRDQIEQLLGVPEVDCGVDAVGFEARGHGKDASHEAPATVLNSLMDLTAAGGALGIPGLYVTGDPGGIDEAAQRGSLSLSLGTGWAKSLSFTTGQCPVMKYNRQLMMAILHDKVQIAKAVNAQAIPLEDAPRGYAEFDAGAATKYVLNPNGYVRN; encoded by the coding sequence ATGTCAGGAAACAGAGCAGTAGCCTACAAAGCGCCCGGAGTCGTGGAGGTCATCGACACCGAGTACCCGACGTTCGAATTGAAGGACGGGCCGGGGGTCAACCCGCTCAACGTGGGCCGCAAGGTCCCGCACGGTGCGATCCTGCGGACCGTCACCACCAACATCTGCGGCTCGGACCAGCACATGGTCCGCGGCCGCACCACGGCTCCCCAGGACCTCGTCCTGGGTCATGAGATCACGGGCGAGGTGATCGAGGTGGGGCCCGACGTCGAGTTCCTCAAGGTCGGCGACATCGTCTCGGTCCCCTTCAACATCTCCTGCGGCCGCTGCCGCAACTGCAAGGAGCGCAAGACCGGCATCTGTCTGAACGTGAACCCCGACCGTCCCGGCAGCGCCTACGGCTACGTGGACATGGGCGGCTGGGTCGGAGGCCAGGCCGAGTACGTCCTGGTCCCTTACGCGGACTGGAATCTGCTGAAATTCCCGGACCGGGACCAGGCCCTGGAGAAGATCATGGATCTGACCATGCTCTCCGACATCTTCCCCACTGGATTCCACGGCGCCGTGACGGCGGGCGTGGGCGTGGGGTCCACCGTCTACATCGCCGGCGCCGGCCCGGTGGGCCTCGCGGCCGCGGCCGGGGCGCAGCTGCTGGGCGCCGCCGTCGTGATCGTCGGCGACATGAATGAGGACCGCCTGGCGCAGGCCCGCTCCTTCGGGTGCGAGACCGTGAACGTCGGAGCCGGCGACCCCCGGGACCAGATCGAACAGCTGCTCGGAGTGCCGGAGGTCGACTGCGGTGTCGACGCCGTGGGCTTCGAGGCCCGGGGGCACGGCAAGGACGCCTCCCACGAGGCCCCGGCGACCGTGCTCAACTCGCTCATGGACCTGACGGCCGCCGGCGGCGCGCTGGGCATCCCGGGCCTTTACGTCACGGGCGACCCGGGCGGCATCGACGAGGCCGCCCAGCGAGGGTCCCTCTCGCTCTCGCTCGGCACCGGCTGGGCGAAGTCGCTCTCCTTCACCACCGGCCAGTGCCCGGTCATGAAGTACAACCGCCAGCTCATGATGGCGATCCTTCACGACAAGGTGCAGATCGCCAAGGCGGTCAACGCCCAGGCGATCCCCCTGGAGGACGCCCCGCGCGGTTATGCCGAGTTCGACGCCGGCGCCGCCACCAAGTACGTGCTCAACCCGAACGGCTACGTGCGGAACTGA
- a CDS encoding TetR/AcrR family transcriptional regulator has protein sequence MEPSTVNSRQQVDRQSRILDAVLELLSRHGISGVNMRAVAREAGVALGLVNYYYADKPSLIRAVLGRISESDLRLVAPDPEASPDEQLRTALRRVAAPEILTTQYLSLRLHLWALAQADEEFAAINAEAFDRYLDGLAELISKAKPALTPAQCKDRAADVVVVQNGMWLTSLLGIDPSSIERNILRTEEIAFAD, from the coding sequence GTGGAACCCAGCACAGTGAATTCCCGGCAGCAGGTGGACCGCCAGTCCCGCATTCTGGATGCGGTGCTGGAGCTGCTCTCGCGCCATGGCATCTCGGGGGTCAACATGCGAGCGGTGGCGCGGGAGGCCGGCGTCGCGCTCGGACTCGTGAACTACTACTACGCGGACAAGCCCAGTCTCATCCGCGCGGTGCTCGGCCGGATCAGCGAAAGCGATCTGCGGCTGGTCGCCCCGGACCCCGAGGCGTCCCCCGACGAACAGCTGCGCACGGCGCTGCGGCGCGTCGCGGCGCCGGAGATCCTGACCACCCAGTACCTCTCCCTGCGCCTCCACCTCTGGGCCCTCGCCCAGGCCGACGAGGAGTTCGCCGCCATCAACGCCGAGGCGTTCGACCGGTACCTCGACGGGCTCGCCGAGCTGATCTCCAAGGCGAAGCCCGCGCTCACGCCGGCGCAGTGCAAAGACCGGGCGGCCGACGTCGTCGTGGTGCAGAACGGCATGTGGCTCACGTCGCTGCTGGGCATCGATCCGTCGTCCATCGAGCGGAACATCCTCCGCACGGAAGAGATCGCCTTCGCCGACTGA